The following DNA comes from Desulfobotulus mexicanus.
CTTCAAGACWGCWTTTAAAAGGTTCAAGGGCTTTCATGACATCTTCAATCGTATTGGGTAATCGCTTTTCAAAGAGTCGTTTGTCATCGTTATCAATGACTACAATAAAATTATTGCTTGAATGCAGGTCGATTCCAGCGTAAGTTTTCATAAGACACCTCCTAAATCCTATTGAGATTTAAGTCTCTTGCCCTTGGTTTCATAGTGCTACTATGAATAGGGAGGTGTCAATTTTTTACAAGACTCGGTGAGGTAGTCCTTTATATGATTATCAGACCCCTTTAAGGGAAAAGGGGTCTGACCCCTTTTAGACGGTTACGGTGGCATGAAAATCATAGGGCAGCACCTCAATGATCTCCCCTGCGGAGGCAGCCGATTTCAGGGCAATACCGATCTTTCTGTAGGTTCCAGCTTCCGAAGGAAGACCCTGAATCCGCCCCTCATCCGCCGCAAAAACCAAATCCAATGCGCTAACGGCTCCGGCGGTTTCCAGCTCCCAGGTGCCGTCCACCCCAAGGTGCTGAACAGAAACCCGTTCCCCTTCCGCCGCATAGGTGGTGGCAAAGCCGACGGGCGTTCCGGCTGCGCTGTTCAGAATCACCTTCTCCCCGTCAAACTGCACAATCCGGAAAGACTCCACACCGCCGGTTCCCACTTCGTAGGATCTTGGCCCGAGAACATAGCTCATGCGGCACCGCCTTTCTGAAGACCAAGGATGTAGGCTTTATGGGCTTCCGGATGTTTGGCCTGCATCTCCCGCATGGCCTCGCCTCTGG
Coding sequences within:
- a CDS encoding DUF2190 family protein codes for the protein MSYVLGPRSYEVGTGGVESFRIVQFDGEKVILNSAAGTPVGFATTYAAEGERVSVQHLGVDGTWELETAGAVSALDLVFAADEGRIQGLPSEAGTYRKIGIALKSAASAGEIIEVLPYDFHATVTV